The Synergistes jonesii genome includes a region encoding these proteins:
- a CDS encoding AEC family transporter → MFRNAFQINENMRTQASLFWAIVCSALLAMLASYATERFLFRIRDRRRVALSTAAAMRPNTIYVGLPTVQTVIGNQAIGLLALYIAVAMPLYNLLSPLSSELIMVHRSDMRSFLKNAVKSILKNPMVMAPLCGILLVSLGIKALPLMLDRSLQMVGNAATGMALLTLGASIEVSRVKKAFAYCWREVLMRLFIHPAILYCCLNTVGIDAALKNVAVLVTATPTAVTLFVMAKGTGLDDGRAAEIIVLTTLLSAVTIPMWIVFLGI, encoded by the coding sequence TTGTTTCGCAACGCCTTTCAAATAAATGAAAACATGCGAACACAAGCCTCCCTTTTCTGGGCAATCGTCTGCTCGGCGCTTCTGGCGATGTTGGCCTCATATGCCACGGAGCGCTTTCTCTTCCGCATAAGAGACAGGCGCAGGGTAGCCCTCAGCACCGCGGCAGCGATGCGTCCCAATACCATCTACGTAGGGCTGCCAACCGTCCAGACCGTAATCGGAAACCAGGCGATCGGGCTGCTCGCGCTCTATATCGCCGTCGCGATGCCGCTCTATAATCTTCTCTCCCCGCTCTCCAGCGAGTTGATAATGGTGCACCGCAGCGACATGCGGAGCTTTTTGAAAAATGCCGTAAAAAGCATTCTTAAGAATCCCATGGTGATGGCGCCACTCTGCGGCATCCTCCTAGTGTCGCTGGGGATAAAAGCGCTGCCCCTGATGCTGGACAGATCACTGCAAATGGTGGGAAACGCAGCGACCGGCATGGCTCTTCTCACTTTGGGAGCGTCGATAGAGGTCAGCCGCGTGAAAAAGGCCTTTGCCTACTGCTGGCGCGAAGTGCTCATGCGGCTCTTCATCCATCCTGCTATACTCTATTGCTGTCTGAATACCGTTGGCATCGACGCCGCGCTGAAAAACGTCGCCGTACTCGTCACCGCGACGCCAACTGCGGTGACCCTCTTCGTCATGGCAAAAGGCACCGGCCTTGACGACGGACGTGCCGCGGAAATAATCGTTCTGACAACACTGCTCTCCGCCGTGACGATTCCGATGTGGATAGTGTTTTTGGGGATATGA
- a CDS encoding sugar phosphate isomerase/epimerase family protein: MTRKYSIAHLTWLPWTPAEMIYNTHLIGYDYVSLRTISQELPREVNHDISNNCELFKLTEQALKDTGMKINDIELAKIDANTADIRKYEPHLEAAAKLGVKNVITNIWTPDKAFYTERFAELCDLAAKYGICVNLEFVTWADVKDLKSARELLDTVNKGNAFILLDTLHFYRSRVTLEELKSTPKKLFRTVHICDASKEIPTDKESLVHTGRAERLYPGEGMIDIAGIVKNLDDDVILCVEMPHVERVRQIGAVEHARRTLESAKKYFKAHGIG, from the coding sequence ATGACAAGAAAGTATTCCATAGCTCACCTGACGTGGTTGCCGTGGACTCCAGCGGAGATGATCTATAATACGCATCTCATCGGTTATGATTATGTGAGTCTCCGCACCATCAGCCAGGAACTTCCCAGAGAGGTGAACCACGATATCTCCAACAACTGCGAACTTTTCAAGTTAACGGAGCAGGCGCTCAAAGACACAGGAATGAAGATCAACGATATCGAACTGGCCAAGATAGACGCGAATACGGCGGACATCAGGAAGTACGAGCCCCATCTCGAGGCTGCCGCAAAGCTCGGCGTAAAGAACGTGATAACGAATATCTGGACGCCCGACAAGGCGTTCTATACGGAAAGGTTCGCTGAACTCTGCGACCTCGCCGCTAAGTACGGCATCTGTGTAAATCTTGAATTCGTCACCTGGGCGGATGTCAAGGATCTAAAAAGCGCCAGAGAGCTTTTGGATACGGTGAATAAGGGCAACGCCTTTATCCTTCTCGACACGCTACACTTTTACCGGTCGCGTGTGACGCTGGAGGAGCTGAAGAGCACTCCGAAAAAGCTGTTCCGGACCGTCCATATCTGTGACGCCAGCAAAGAGATACCGACTGACAAAGAGAGCCTCGTCCATACGGGCAGGGCTGAACGGCTCTATCCAGGAGAGGGGATGATAGATATCGCGGGAATAGTTAAGAATCTCGACGACGACGTAATCCTGTGTGTAGAGATGCCGCATGTTGAGAGGGTGCGCCAGATCGGCGCCGTGGAGCACGCGCGTCGCACACTGGAATCGGCAAAAAAGTATTTCAAGGCTCACGGGATAGGGTAA
- a CDS encoding TRAP transporter large permease, with protein sequence MAGIVFFIFLLFLVMSVPIAISMIVSTLVPLIAGAPGASSIQTLIQNTFSGADSTPIIAIPLFILGGVLMAEGGISEKLFNVFAYFVGKRRAGMPIAVIMTCLFYGAISGSGPATTAAVGGMTIPLLVSLGYDKRFCAAMVAVSGGLGVIIPPSIPFVLYSLATGVSTGALFLAGVLPGLFIGICLMIYSIVYCMIHGEDKEKIMANYDKLHEKGFCLLFRESFWAFLSPVIILGGIYSGVVTPTEAACISIFYALFIALFVYQSIKFKELWGYFGNAVRTYAPLCFLLAFATAFGRMLALIKAPAMFSNFILTYFTAQWQVLLVIVIIFYFLGMVMDTGPAILIMAPILLPLVREVGVHPVHFGVIMVTNLAIGLSTPPFGLDLFVASSLIKDKPIAVSKPAIPFIIAFTVALLVIVYTPKISLALLGM encoded by the coding sequence ATGGCGGGCATAGTATTCTTTATCTTTCTGCTCTTCCTTGTGATGAGTGTACCGATCGCCATCTCGATGATCGTCAGCACACTTGTGCCGCTGATCGCGGGAGCACCGGGAGCGAGCAGCATCCAGACACTAATTCAGAACACCTTTAGCGGGGCGGACTCAACGCCAATCATCGCAATCCCGCTCTTCATTCTCGGCGGCGTCCTCATGGCAGAAGGCGGCATCTCAGAGAAGCTCTTCAATGTCTTCGCCTACTTTGTCGGCAAAAGGCGGGCCGGCATGCCGATTGCGGTCATCATGACCTGCCTGTTCTACGGCGCGATCTCCGGCTCCGGCCCAGCGACGACGGCCGCCGTCGGCGGCATGACAATTCCGCTACTAGTCTCGCTTGGCTACGACAAACGCTTCTGCGCGGCAATGGTGGCTGTTTCCGGGGGCCTTGGCGTCATAATCCCGCCTTCCATCCCCTTCGTACTCTATTCACTTGCGACAGGCGTATCCACAGGCGCGCTCTTCCTCGCCGGAGTCCTGCCAGGATTGTTCATCGGAATCTGCCTCATGATCTATTCCATCGTCTATTGTATGATCCACGGTGAAGATAAAGAGAAAATCATGGCTAACTACGACAAGCTCCACGAAAAGGGCTTCTGTCTTCTTTTCAGGGAAAGTTTCTGGGCCTTTCTCTCGCCGGTGATTATCCTTGGAGGAATCTATTCCGGGGTCGTCACGCCAACGGAAGCCGCCTGTATTTCGATATTCTACGCGCTCTTTATCGCTCTCTTCGTCTACCAGTCGATAAAGTTCAAAGAACTCTGGGGGTACTTCGGCAATGCGGTAAGGACGTACGCGCCGCTCTGCTTCCTGCTGGCCTTCGCCACGGCCTTTGGGCGCATGTTAGCCCTTATCAAGGCCCCAGCGATGTTCTCTAATTTTATCCTCACATATTTCACGGCGCAGTGGCAGGTTTTGCTGGTGATAGTCATCATCTTCTACTTTCTCGGCATGGTTATGGACACCGGCCCGGCAATACTGATAATGGCACCGATTCTTCTGCCGCTCGTACGTGAAGTTGGAGTGCATCCAGTCCATTTCGGCGTCATCATGGTCACGAATCTAGCGATAGGGCTATCAACACCTCCCTTCGGCCTCGACCTCTTCGTCGCGAGCAGCCTGATAAAAGACAAGCCCATCGCGGTTTCGAAACCGGCGATCCCCTTTATCATAGCCTTCACCGTCGCTCTATTGGTCATCGTTTATACGCCGAAAATCAGCCTTGCGCTGCTTGGCATGTAG
- a CDS encoding type II toxin-antitoxin system RelB/DinJ family antitoxin produces the protein MGTVCDNVVRFRIDSETKAKAAEALDCMGLTISDAMRITLRRIGEEGRLPFDVEIPNARTSRAIHDMREGRTTRFETVEDALKDLNL, from the coding sequence ATGGGCACAGTATGTGACAATGTAGTTCGTTTCCGGATCGACTCGGAAACAAAAGCAAAAGCCGCCGAAGCTTTGGATTGTATGGGGCTCACTATATCCGACGCCATGCGGATAACGCTGCGCAGGATAGGCGAAGAAGGCCGGCTGCCTTTTGATGTGGAAATCCCGAACGCCCGCACCAGCCGGGCAATACATGACATGCGCGAAGGGCGGACAACCCGCTTTGAGACCGTCGAAGACGCTCTGAAAGACTTGAACCTCTGA
- a CDS encoding SDR family NAD(P)-dependent oxidoreductase, giving the protein MILEGKKAIISGGNAGIGRAITLAYAKAGADVVIYGRNGERNTAVAAEAEALGVRAFPIRCDVSKPGEVEAAVKRSAELLGRIDILANVAGVSPKKPGGFKIPFYELEIDTWREVMEVNLNSVFYVSRLVSRYMIEQRYGKIINMSSIVGLTGSEHGPAAACYSASKAGIISLTRSMAYELAEYNITVNAAAPGRITTAMSGANNEYYNKRNLNDIPAKRFGTPEEVADFFVFYASDKSSYITGETTLITGGWLIR; this is encoded by the coding sequence ATGATTCTTGAGGGTAAGAAAGCGATCATAAGCGGCGGAAACGCAGGAATCGGCAGGGCTATCACCCTAGCCTACGCAAAAGCTGGCGCGGACGTCGTCATATACGGCCGCAATGGAGAAAGAAACACAGCCGTCGCCGCCGAGGCTGAGGCTCTGGGAGTGAGGGCCTTTCCGATCCGCTGTGATGTATCAAAGCCAGGCGAGGTGGAAGCGGCAGTTAAAAGATCGGCGGAGCTGCTGGGTAGAATCGATATTCTGGCAAATGTCGCAGGGGTCTCGCCCAAAAAGCCTGGCGGTTTTAAAATCCCCTTTTACGAATTGGAGATAGATACCTGGCGCGAAGTCATGGAGGTAAACCTCAACTCCGTTTTCTATGTGTCGCGCCTCGTAAGCCGTTATATGATCGAGCAGAGGTATGGCAAAATAATAAATATGTCCTCGATAGTAGGACTTACCGGCAGCGAACACGGCCCTGCAGCAGCCTGCTACTCAGCCTCGAAAGCAGGAATAATATCGCTGACCCGTTCGATGGCCTACGAGCTTGCGGAATATAACATAACGGTCAACGCCGCTGCCCCCGGGCGGATCACAACAGCGATGTCGGGAGCGAACAACGAATACTACAACAAACGAAACCTGAACGACATCCCCGCAAAACGTTTCGGCACGCCTGAGGAGGTGGCGGATTTCTTCGTCTTCTACGCGTCGGACAAATCCTCGTACATAACGGGCGAGACGACTCTTATTACAGGGGGATGGCTTATCCGTTAG
- a CDS encoding TRAP transporter substrate-binding protein has product MKHGKMFYLSMILATAATVLASFSTATANPTKYMKLKPMTLLYPHTSPKTEANALMADLIKKYAEAETGGKLTIEVMPAAQLGTAQETAQQLQDGSVNISSEQVYSMVDFIPEVSAFDMLFMFSTYDKDTIDKTLNSGPMNKFLQEKYNRAGFQLLGYMQGATFRETTSNRKLNSPADFKGMKIRTLPSNNFVVGWKAMGTAPTPITIGELYLALQQKLVEAQENPYDIVLSNNFNEVQKYLCATHHNLYIMHIVMNKKFYDSMPKEYREALELAVKKARTEIGDSMPRLAEKSKVELLKRGMTLIEYDNKDFEQFHSSVKPQWDSIRKIAGNQVVDMMVKELNANSKKK; this is encoded by the coding sequence ATGAAACATGGGAAAATGTTCTATCTTTCAATGATATTGGCGACGGCGGCGACGGTCCTGGCCTCTTTCTCAACGGCGACGGCCAATCCCACGAAATACATGAAGCTCAAGCCGATGACGCTGCTTTATCCACACACCTCACCCAAGACCGAAGCGAATGCGCTGATGGCTGACCTTATCAAAAAATACGCGGAAGCTGAGACCGGCGGGAAGCTGACAATCGAGGTGATGCCGGCTGCTCAGCTCGGCACAGCGCAGGAAACGGCGCAGCAGCTCCAGGACGGTAGCGTCAATATCAGCTCGGAGCAGGTCTACTCTATGGTAGACTTTATACCCGAAGTCTCGGCCTTCGACATGCTCTTCATGTTCTCCACCTATGATAAGGATACGATCGACAAGACGTTGAACTCAGGCCCCATGAACAAGTTCCTTCAGGAGAAGTACAATAGGGCCGGTTTTCAGCTCCTTGGCTACATGCAGGGAGCGACCTTCCGTGAGACGACGTCGAACAGAAAGCTCAATAGCCCAGCGGACTTCAAAGGCATGAAGATCAGAACCCTGCCATCCAACAACTTCGTCGTTGGCTGGAAGGCGATGGGGACGGCCCCCACGCCGATTACGATAGGAGAGCTATATCTTGCGCTTCAGCAGAAGCTCGTCGAGGCACAAGAGAACCCTTATGACATCGTCCTATCTAATAACTTCAATGAAGTACAGAAGTACCTCTGTGCAACGCACCACAACCTCTATATCATGCACATAGTGATGAACAAGAAATTCTATGACTCGATGCCGAAGGAGTATCGCGAAGCTCTGGAGCTTGCCGTGAAAAAGGCGAGGACGGAGATCGGTGATTCAATGCCGCGGCTGGCCGAGAAATCAAAGGTGGAGCTTCTTAAACGTGGCATGACACTGATCGAATATGACAACAAGGATTTCGAACAGTTCCACTCCTCCGTCAAGCCGCAGTGGGACAGCATCCGCAAGATCGCCGGGAATCAGGTTGTCGACATGATGGTCAAGGAACTTAACGCTAATTCAAAGAAAAAGTAG
- a CDS encoding TRAP transporter small permease, producing the protein MFLQVVMRYFFNMPLTWPEELSRYMWIWTTFFSMSYTIYMRNMLRVDLLAEFLPERIRQILEISIQFLSLGIYSTFAYYSVIVYRSLVTSGRVSPALRIPMYMVYSALCVGFFLSVVRTLQLIVELVMAMRGRKSHHLKMMEEMQETMKKEGI; encoded by the coding sequence ATGTTTTTGCAGGTCGTAATGCGCTATTTCTTTAACATGCCGCTTACGTGGCCGGAGGAATTGAGTCGTTATATGTGGATATGGACTACTTTTTTCAGCATGAGCTACACGATTTACATGAGAAACATGCTCCGGGTCGACCTCCTCGCAGAGTTTCTTCCGGAAAGGATCAGACAAATACTTGAAATAAGCATCCAGTTCCTCAGCCTAGGTATCTACTCTACCTTCGCCTACTATTCGGTGATAGTCTACCGCTCGCTTGTGACCAGCGGCCGTGTTTCTCCCGCGCTCAGGATACCAATGTACATGGTTTACAGTGCGCTCTGCGTCGGCTTCTTCCTAAGCGTCGTGCGCACACTCCAGCTCATTGTCGAGCTTGTTATGGCGATGCGCGGTAGGAAGAGCCATCATCTTAAGATGATGGAAGAGATGCAGGAAACGATGAAAAAGGAGGGCATATAA
- a CDS encoding SDR family NAD(P)-dependent oxidoreductase — protein sequence MRVKDKIAMFIGGSSDIATATAVKFIEEGATIILVDYDKKVFERMKDAYAGKEDKVREYVADARKYEEIEAAVEATLKEFGRIDILVNCAGILIHKPIDVLTIQEWQDVIDINLTGIFNACKAVTPGMKERKYGRIVNISSIGGRTGRPGVGVNYAAAKAGIVGLTQTLAKELAPWTITANVIAPGPLKGRMFFGMEQHLIDELISNIPLGRVGEMDEIAYAILYLASDEAGWTTGEVLDVNGGAYI from the coding sequence ATGAGAGTAAAAGATAAGATCGCGATGTTCATCGGCGGCAGCTCCGACATCGCTACGGCCACAGCTGTAAAATTCATCGAAGAGGGCGCCACCATCATCCTCGTCGATTATGACAAAAAGGTTTTTGAGAGGATGAAAGATGCCTACGCGGGCAAAGAGGATAAGGTGCGCGAATATGTGGCCGACGCCCGCAAATATGAGGAGATAGAGGCCGCCGTAGAGGCGACTCTGAAAGAATTTGGACGCATAGACATCCTGGTAAATTGCGCCGGCATCCTGATACACAAGCCGATAGACGTTTTGACGATACAGGAATGGCAGGACGTGATAGACATCAACCTTACGGGGATATTCAATGCCTGCAAGGCTGTGACTCCCGGGATGAAAGAGAGAAAGTATGGACGTATCGTCAACATCTCCTCCATTGGCGGCCGCACCGGTCGCCCCGGAGTCGGCGTGAACTATGCCGCGGCAAAGGCGGGGATCGTCGGCCTGACTCAGACACTCGCAAAAGAGCTTGCCCCATGGACGATAACCGCCAACGTAATAGCGCCAGGACCACTCAAGGGGCGCATGTTCTTCGGAATGGAGCAGCATCTAATCGACGAGCTAATAAGTAACATCCCACTCGGCCGCGTCGGCGAGATGGACGAAATCGCCTACGCCATCCTCTATCTTGCCAGCGACGAAGCTGGGTGGACGACGGGCGAGGTGCTTGACGTCAACGGCGGGGCCTATATTTAG
- a CDS encoding IS5 family transposase (programmed frameshift), giving the protein MEITQEQYDRIEKYLPRQRGNVSMSNLQLINAILYVTENGCKWRALPKSYGNWHTIYVRMNRWSKNGVLQRVFEALQVENIIRIRVEAVCLDSTSVKVHPDGTGALKKGGKQSIGRSRGGLTTKIHMVTATDRSAVGFVLSGGEAHDSSEGTALLDKIIRVPEQKYILMDKAYEGENMRSKAMEKGYSPVVPPKSNRKDPWEYDRERYKQRNEIERYSLRLKRFRKIFTRYDKLDVLFCGFIYFAMIVDAF; this is encoded by the exons ATGGAAATCACTCAAGAACAATATGATCGTATCGAAAAATACTTGCCCCGTCAGCGCGGGAATGTGAGTATGAGTAATCTCCAACTGATCAATGCGATACTGTATGTCACGGAAAACGGCTGCAAGTGGAGGGCATTGCCGAAATCCTATGGAAACTGGCATACGATTTATGTACGCATGAACAGGTGGAGCAAAAATGGCGTCTTACAGCGCGTGTTTGAAGCGTTGCAAGTGGAGAACATTATTCGCATAAGGGTCGAGGCGGTCTGCCTGGACAGCACATCGGTAAAGGTTCATCCCGACGGAACAGGAGCTTTAAAAAAAG GAGGAAAACAGTCCATTGGAAGATCGAGAGGCGGGCTCACAACGAAGATTCATATGGTCACCGCAACTGACAGATCGGCTGTCGGCTTCGTGCTATCCGGAGGAGAAGCCCATGACTCGTCGGAAGGCACAGCTCTGCTTGACAAGATCATAAGAGTCCCAGAGCAAAAATACATCCTGATGGACAAAGCTTATGAGGGAGAGAATATGCGGAGCAAAGCGATGGAGAAGGGATATTCTCCGGTTGTTCCTCCAAAATCGAACCGCAAAGATCCATGGGAGTATGATAGGGAGAGATATAAGCAACGCAATGAGATAGAGCGATATTCCCTGCGTCTTAAGCGGTTTCGGAAAATATTTACCCGTTACGATAAGCTTGACGTGCTGTTCTGTGGGTTCATCTACTTTGCTATGATCGTAGATGCATTTTAG
- a CDS encoding type II toxin-antitoxin system RelE/ParE family toxin, giving the protein MLAIEVTAQFRRDRKRMEKRGCDMTKLRGAILLLASEAEIPSRLKDHALKGNWEGCRDLHIEADWLLIYEIKDSTLGLARTGTHADLFGG; this is encoded by the coding sequence ATGCTGGCCATCGAGGTCACAGCCCAGTTCAGGCGGGACAGGAAACGTATGGAAAAGCGTGGCTGCGATATGACGAAACTTCGGGGCGCCATTCTTCTGCTTGCGTCAGAAGCGGAAATACCGTCGAGATTGAAAGACCACGCGCTGAAGGGCAACTGGGAAGGATGCCGTGATCTTCATATCGAAGCGGACTGGCTTCTGATATACGAAATCAAAGATAGCACGCTGGGGCTTGCCCGTACCGGCACGCACGCAGATCTGTTCGGGGGATAA